The Candidatus Omnitrophota bacterium DNA segment TTTTAAAAGCAGGCTTTTGGTTTTTGCCTTATCCCTGTCTAAAATACAACTTTGAGGAGGGTTAACGTATCTGATTTTTTTATTGCGGTATTTTTTGGTTAATATTTTTTCCACTGCGATAAAAAACTTGCTGAACTGACTGCCGAACTTCTGGTCGCCATAGGCTCTTTTGTCCTGGTCGTAAACCTCTATTTGTTTGTTCCAATGTTCAAAAGGGAAAAACAACATTATTATTAAGTATTTTTCGTTTATTTCGGGAAGCTTGCCGGTCAGGACATTTTGGTAGGCAATAACTTTCAGGTTAAAATTTCTTTTAGCGTTTGGTTTTTCGGCGTGTTTAATAAACTGTTTAAGTGAAGGATCCAATTTGCCTCTTTTGGTTTTTCTATCGCCGATAATCAAGAGAGTTTTTTTCATAAGAAATTAGGCTTTATGACTGCCTGCTTTATATAAGGAGGAAATCTATCAACAGGAACGGAGGCGATCTTAAGCAGGATGGGTAAAACCTGTTGAGAATATTTCTTTGCGCTGGATATAGGAGCAAGTCCTGGATAGCCAAATATGCTTAGGTGGGTTATGCCGTTTACAACATAGGCCGGCTTGTCGATTAATGTAGGCCGGCAGGTTTCGATCGGATTGGGATAATCTACTGATAAATCTAAGACCAGGCCCGCCTTATTCATCAGGGAGAGCATGTCCCTGGTAATCAGGTAGTGTTTTTTATCCCTTTTTTCTTTAGGCCAGGAAATGCCGTTTAATATTATATCTTTATTCCTTACGAAATGCTTGATATATTTATATTCCGATCTCCTTAATATTTTCACTTTTGCTCCGAGGCCAAATGCTACTTTCAAGGCGCCGCTGGAAATATCTCCGTAGCCCAAGGTCAGGACGCTGCATTCAGCGGGGATTTTCTTGGCAAGGTGAAAAGCCATCAACATTCCCTGTTCGCCGGCCATGTCTGTGCAATGGATCAGGCGCTGGCCCGCCCCGTTTTTTATAAGTTCCATAGCTATAGCCAGGCAATTGTTTTTTTTCAACATTCTGATATACTGCGGATTCTGTTCGGCATGCAGCATAGAGAATAAGATGTTATTCCGCAGCATGTTGAACTCCCGGGGCAGGGGCGGTTTTAATTTGACCACTATGTCCTGCCGGAAGATATTTTGCCTGTTTTTGGTGATTACTGCCCCGCTCTGCGCGTATGCCGGGTTGCCGGCATGGATCCTTGCTCCCAGGTCTTTTTCTACCAGAACCCTGTGGCCGGCATCAACTATCTTTTTGACTTCGCGCGGCAGAAGGATGGCCCTTATTTCTTTACCTTTAGCAGCTATTTCTCTGGGTATTCCGATGTTCATAATTTAAAGGTTAATAAATGTTAACACTGGAAGGTGAATATAGAAAAGGATAAACGAGGCCCGGCTGTAGATACCGGGCCTCGTTTATTTCTTGGTCATGCTTTTACTACGTTTACAGCTTGTTCGCCTTTGGATCCTTGTTCGATTTCAAACTCGACTTCCTGGCCTTCGTCCAGCGTTTTATAGCCTTCACCCTGAATCGCGCTGTGATGCACGAATACATCGTTACCTGATTCAGGAGTAATAAATCCATAACCTTTCTGGTTGCTGAACCATTTTACTTTTCCTTTTGGCATTA contains these protein-coding regions:
- a CDS encoding cold-shock protein: MPKGKVKWFSNQKGYGFITPESGNDVFVHHSAIQGEGYKTLDEGQEVEFEIEQGSKGEQAVNVVKA